One stretch of Marinobacterium iners DNA includes these proteins:
- the rfbD gene encoding dTDP-4-dehydrorhamnose reductase yields the protein MNIPSMVASAYTTSAKVLICGADGQIGHALAELLLQQQGLECIALGRRKLDVTDPEQIRQQLERHLPDYVINCAGFNRVDDAERQPDQALAVNSAGAASLAAACALLSIPLLHLSSDYVFDGHYASGYSEDDAASPLGVFGRSKWEGEESVRNLHSQHLILRVSWVFSARGDNYLLRTLEQARHEAMIEAVDDRRGCPTSAEDVARVILAILRQLTCGIDVWGTYHYCGAEITSRYGFSEAILAAARQYEELAVQELRAVASADYPAAAQRPASSVLKCRKLLSTFGIRQRPWRSELQRVIREHYGEL from the coding sequence GTGAACATCCCGTCAATGGTGGCCAGCGCCTATACAACATCAGCCAAGGTTCTCATCTGCGGAGCGGATGGCCAGATTGGTCATGCTCTGGCGGAGCTGTTGTTGCAACAGCAGGGGCTTGAGTGTATCGCCCTGGGACGACGCAAACTTGATGTGACCGACCCTGAGCAGATCCGACAGCAACTTGAACGACACCTGCCTGACTACGTGATCAACTGTGCCGGCTTCAACCGGGTTGATGATGCCGAACGGCAGCCTGATCAGGCCTTGGCCGTGAACAGTGCTGGCGCGGCCAGCCTTGCTGCCGCCTGTGCGCTGCTCAGTATCCCGCTGCTGCACCTGTCCTCGGACTATGTCTTCGATGGCCACTATGCCAGTGGCTACAGTGAGGATGACGCTGCCTCCCCGCTGGGCGTATTTGGGCGCAGCAAGTGGGAAGGTGAAGAATCCGTGCGCAACCTGCACTCTCAACATCTTATCCTGCGTGTGAGCTGGGTGTTCAGTGCCCGTGGTGACAATTATCTTTTGCGTACACTGGAGCAGGCGCGGCATGAAGCCATGATTGAGGCGGTTGATGACCGGCGTGGCTGCCCTACCTCGGCTGAAGATGTGGCGCGTGTCATCCTAGCCATCCTGCGCCAGCTGACCTGCGGTATTGATGTGTGGGGAACCTATCACTATTGCGGTGCTGAAATCACCTCCCGTTATGGCTTCAGTGAGGCGATTCTGGCCGCGGCGCGGCAGTATGAGGAGCTTGCTGTACAGGAACTTCGTGCCGTAGCATCGGCTGATTATCCGGCTGCTGCACAGCGGCCGGCTTCATCTGTGCTCAAGTGCCGTAAGCTGCTCAGTACCTTCGGTATTCGTCAGCGTCCCTGGCGCAGTGAGTTGCAGCGCGTCATTCGGGAGCATTACGGCGAACTCTAA
- a CDS encoding SirB2 family protein, protein MLKHAHLTMVGLSIILFMLRAALMLVWPKALNARWLKIFPHVIDTLLLVSAIGLMLVLSQYPLTHHWLTAKILGLVGYIGFGTVALKRGKTMKTRLLALVAALLCLGYILAVALTRSASLGLF, encoded by the coding sequence ATGCTTAAACATGCACACCTGACCATGGTCGGACTGAGTATCATCCTGTTCATGTTGCGCGCAGCACTTATGCTGGTTTGGCCCAAGGCGCTCAATGCTCGCTGGCTCAAGATTTTCCCCCATGTGATCGATACATTGCTGCTGGTCAGTGCGATCGGCCTGATGCTGGTGCTGTCGCAATACCCGCTCACCCATCACTGGCTCACAGCCAAGATACTGGGTCTGGTCGGATATATTGGTTTTGGAACGGTTGCGCTGAAGCGTGGCAAAACAATGAAAACACGCCTGCTGGCTCTGGTCGCGGCACTGTTGTGTCTGGGGTATATTCTGGCAGTGGCTTTGACGCGTTCTGCCAGCCTTGGGCTGTTTTAA
- a CDS encoding 1-acyl-sn-glycerol-3-phosphate acyltransferase has protein sequence MNAQTLTPDPYQSIRPYRDDEVEAVLQRLVRDDECISALTRYQFPRASGPLGWLLRPLVRIAVAARVGEIESIDGFQQLVADYMQKMIGRTTTRVSCSGIERLDPNEAYLFVSNHRDIAMDPAFVNWVRYKAGMSTVRIAIGDNLLRKPYVSDLMRLNKSFIVNRSAKGREMMSALTQLSSYIDHSISNGHSIWIAQREGRAKDGNDRTDPALMKMFYMSHRKQRSLGEMVGRLNIVPVSIAYELDPCDALKARELAAVALHGAYEKSEYEDISSIVRGITGDKGEVHIAFGTPLSGEFETPEQIAAEIDRQIHLNYRLHPSNLAAAGEAVSVEQQQAFDARLESVSDEERPFLRQMYANPVFNHHNASQGES, from the coding sequence ATGAATGCTCAGACTCTGACACCGGATCCCTATCAGTCCATCCGCCCCTACCGGGATGATGAAGTCGAGGCGGTACTTCAGCGGCTGGTGCGCGACGACGAATGTATCTCGGCCCTGACACGCTACCAGTTTCCCAGGGCTTCCGGCCCGCTGGGCTGGCTGCTGCGTCCACTGGTGCGCATTGCTGTGGCAGCACGAGTTGGCGAGATCGAAAGCATAGATGGTTTCCAGCAGCTGGTGGCCGATTACATGCAGAAAATGATCGGACGCACCACAACGCGGGTTAGCTGCTCGGGTATTGAGCGTTTGGACCCCAACGAAGCTTATCTGTTCGTATCCAATCACCGTGACATCGCCATGGACCCGGCGTTTGTGAACTGGGTTCGCTATAAGGCTGGCATGTCGACGGTGCGCATTGCGATCGGTGATAACCTTCTGCGCAAACCCTATGTGTCGGACCTGATGCGGCTTAATAAAAGCTTCATCGTTAATCGCTCTGCCAAGGGGCGAGAGATGATGTCGGCGCTGACTCAACTCTCTTCCTACATCGATCACAGCATCAGCAATGGCCACTCAATCTGGATTGCGCAGCGCGAGGGGCGGGCGAAGGATGGCAATGACCGTACAGATCCGGCATTGATGAAAATGTTCTACATGTCGCACCGCAAGCAGCGCAGCCTGGGCGAGATGGTGGGGCGGCTCAACATTGTACCGGTATCCATTGCCTATGAGCTTGACCCCTGTGATGCGCTCAAGGCTCGTGAGCTGGCCGCTGTTGCGCTGCACGGTGCATACGAGAAATCTGAATACGAGGATATCAGCAGTATTGTCCGAGGCATTACCGGCGACAAGGGGGAGGTTCACATCGCTTTTGGTACTCCGCTGAGTGGCGAGTTTGAAACCCCTGAGCAGATTGCCGCTGAAATCGATCGTCAAATCCACCTCAATTACCGGCTGCACCCAAGCAATCTTGCTGCTGCCGGCGAGGCGGTCAGTGTCGAGCAGCAGCAGGCCTTTGACGCGCGCCTTGAAAGTGTGAGCGATGAGGAGCGGCCGTTCCTGCGTCAGATGTACGCCAACCCGGTCTTCAATCATCACAATGCCAGCCAGGGGGAGAGCTGA
- a CDS encoding lysophospholipid acyltransferase family protein — translation MPAQRSGGMRLYLRGLLYAVGFYPLTMLFAIPCLLIGPLLPFRARFKFLTLINYFYIDWLRICCGLGVELKGREHLPKEGAYVVVANHQSEWETLYFQTLIRPQAVVLKRELLRIPLFGWALALLRPIALDRSKRRGALKQLLEQGQQRLDSGIPLLIFPQGTRVPVGQMGKLNKGGAMLAVSRGVPIVPVAHNAGLYWPGNSFVKYPGTVQVSVGPAIQTEGRSVDEVHAEVAGWLEQTMREQGSLE, via the coding sequence ATGCCTGCTCAACGCTCTGGGGGCATGCGGCTGTATCTGCGCGGCCTGCTCTATGCGGTTGGCTTTTACCCGTTGACAATGCTGTTTGCGATCCCCTGTTTGCTGATTGGCCCATTGCTGCCGTTTCGGGCCCGGTTCAAGTTTCTGACCCTGATCAATTATTTTTATATCGATTGGTTGCGCATCTGCTGTGGTTTGGGGGTTGAACTGAAGGGGCGTGAGCATCTTCCAAAAGAAGGTGCGTATGTGGTTGTGGCCAATCATCAGAGCGAGTGGGAGACGCTGTACTTCCAGACACTCATTCGGCCTCAGGCCGTGGTGCTCAAGCGCGAGCTGCTACGAATCCCGCTGTTCGGCTGGGCACTGGCACTGTTGCGTCCGATCGCGCTTGATCGCAGCAAGCGGCGCGGTGCGCTGAAACAGCTGCTGGAGCAGGGGCAGCAGCGGCTGGACAGCGGTATTCCATTGCTGATTTTCCCGCAGGGTACACGTGTACCTGTGGGGCAGATGGGCAAGCTGAACAAGGGCGGTGCGATGCTGGCCGTGAGTCGCGGTGTACCGATTGTACCGGTGGCACATAATGCGGGTCTTTACTGGCCCGGTAACTCGTTCGTCAAGTATCCCGGCACCGTGCAGGTCAGTGTAGGTCCCGCGATCCAGACGGAAGGGCGCAGTGTGGATGAAGTGCATGCTGAAGTAGCAGGCTGGCTGGAGCAGACCATGCGAGAGCAGGGCAGTCTGGAGTAA
- the fabB gene encoding beta-ketoacyl-ACP synthase I has product MRRVVVTGMGIVSCLGNDLETVLDSLKQGRSGIKFQPEYKELGFRSQVAGSIDIDLDSLIDRKLRRFMGNAAAYAYLAMKQAIEDSGLSEDQISNVRTGLIAGSGGASSADIVETADILREKGVRRVGPYRVTRTMGSTVSACLATPFKIKGVNYSITSACATSAHCIGNAMEQIQLGKQDVVFAGGGEELHWSLSVMFDAMGALSSKYNDTPEKASRAYDANRDGFVIAGGAGMLVLEELEHAKARGAKIYAELTGYGATSDGYDMVAPSGEGAIRCMQQAMATVDGPIDYINSHGTSTPAGDIQELKAMKQTFGDKMPPVSSTKSLTGHSLGATGAQEAIYSILMQQNNFICASANIEELDPEAAGMPVVTERKDNIELKRVMSNSFGFGGTNSTLVFEKYEG; this is encoded by the coding sequence ATGCGACGCGTCGTTGTGACCGGTATGGGGATCGTTTCCTGCCTGGGAAATGATCTGGAAACAGTTCTGGACTCACTGAAGCAGGGGCGCTCCGGCATCAAGTTTCAGCCGGAGTACAAGGAGCTTGGCTTCCGCAGTCAGGTTGCGGGCAGCATCGATATCGACCTGGACAGCCTGATCGATCGCAAGCTGCGTCGATTCATGGGCAACGCTGCGGCTTATGCCTACCTGGCCATGAAGCAGGCGATTGAAGATTCCGGCCTGAGCGAAGACCAGATCTCCAATGTCCGTACCGGCCTGATCGCCGGCTCAGGGGGTGCATCTTCAGCCGATATCGTTGAAACCGCTGATATTCTGCGTGAAAAAGGTGTCCGCCGCGTAGGCCCCTACCGCGTTACCCGCACCATGGGCTCCACCGTCTCCGCCTGTCTGGCAACTCCGTTCAAGATCAAGGGTGTCAACTACTCGATCACCTCAGCCTGCGCGACCAGTGCACACTGCATCGGTAACGCCATGGAGCAGATCCAGCTCGGCAAGCAGGACGTTGTTTTTGCCGGTGGTGGTGAAGAGCTGCACTGGTCGCTGAGTGTCATGTTTGACGCCATGGGCGCGCTGTCCAGCAAGTACAACGATACTCCGGAAAAAGCGTCTCGTGCTTATGACGCCAATCGCGACGGTTTCGTGATCGCAGGTGGTGCCGGCATGCTGGTGCTCGAAGAACTGGAGCACGCCAAAGCTCGTGGCGCCAAGATTTACGCTGAGCTGACTGGCTACGGCGCTACTTCCGACGGCTACGACATGGTTGCACCGTCCGGTGAAGGCGCCATTCGCTGCATGCAGCAGGCGATGGCCACCGTAGATGGCCCCATCGACTACATCAACTCCCACGGCACCTCCACTCCGGCTGGTGACATTCAGGAGCTGAAGGCGATGAAGCAGACCTTCGGTGACAAGATGCCGCCGGTCAGCTCTACCAAGTCACTCACCGGTCACTCACTGGGCGCCACCGGTGCACAGGAAGCGATCTACTCGATCCTGATGCAGCAGAACAACTTCATCTGTGCGTCGGCCAACATCGAAGAACTGGATCCGGAAGCGGCCGGCATGCCGGTTGTCACGGAACGCAAGGACAACATCGAGCTCAAGCGCGTCATGTCCAACAGCTTCGGCTTCGGCGGCACCAACTCAACTTTGGTGTTCGAGAAATACGAAGGCTGA
- the fabA gene encoding 3-hydroxyacyl-[acyl-carrier-protein] dehydratase FabA — translation MTRPSSFEREELLKCGHGEMFGPGNAQLPVGNMLMLDRIIDINTDGGQYGKGEIIAELDIRPDLWFFDCHFPGDPVMPGCLGLDAMWQLVGFFLGWRGNEGRGRALGSGEVKFTGQVLPTASKVTYHIELKRVIERKLVMGIADGSLSVDGRTIYTATDLRVGLFKQTDNF, via the coding sequence ATGACTAGACCCTCCTCCTTTGAACGTGAAGAGCTGCTCAAGTGCGGCCATGGCGAGATGTTCGGCCCAGGCAATGCCCAGCTGCCGGTCGGCAACATGCTGATGCTGGACCGCATCATCGACATCAACACCGATGGTGGTCAGTACGGCAAGGGTGAGATCATCGCCGAACTCGATATCCGCCCAGACCTTTGGTTCTTTGACTGCCACTTCCCGGGAGACCCTGTCATGCCGGGCTGTCTCGGTCTTGATGCCATGTGGCAGCTGGTAGGCTTTTTCCTCGGCTGGCGCGGCAATGAAGGACGCGGACGCGCACTGGGCTCCGGTGAAGTCAAGTTCACCGGTCAGGTGCTTCCCACCGCCAGCAAGGTGACCTATCACATCGAACTCAAGCGTGTCATCGAGCGCAAGCTGGTTATGGGTATAGCCGATGGTTCACTGTCTGTTGACGGCCGTACCATCTATACTGCCACGGACCTGCGTGTCGGCCTGTTCAAGCAGACAGATAACTTCTGA
- the ispB gene encoding octaprenyl diphosphate synthase, which translates to MQPHQLNPTIEPQFDAVTDYILNHLGSTVPLVEKIGHYIVAGGGKRLRPLLVLLSANACGYRGEQHIPLAAVIEFIHTATLLHDDVVDNSELRRGNATANAKWGNAPSVLVGDFLYSRAFQIMVEINRMEIMQVISNATTVIAEGEVLQLLNQRNPDTSEESYMQVILGKTAMLFEAATEVGAILADASAEEREALRLYGRHLGIAFQLVDDLMDYLSDSATMGKNVGDDLAEGKATLPLIHAMRVGSETERKLIRGAIREGGLDDLQPVLDIVQRTGSIDYTRQQAEAEVSRAITALEALPASSFRETLTTLAQMATRRTS; encoded by the coding sequence ATGCAGCCACACCAGCTTAATCCGACCATAGAGCCGCAGTTCGATGCGGTAACCGATTATATTCTTAACCACCTTGGGTCGACTGTGCCCCTGGTCGAGAAGATCGGTCACTATATTGTCGCCGGCGGCGGCAAGCGACTGCGCCCGCTGCTGGTACTGCTCAGCGCCAACGCTTGCGGCTACAGGGGCGAGCAGCACATTCCGCTGGCCGCCGTAATCGAATTCATCCATACCGCTACCCTGCTGCACGACGATGTTGTGGATAACTCAGAGCTGCGCCGTGGCAATGCAACCGCCAATGCCAAATGGGGCAATGCGCCCAGCGTACTGGTGGGTGATTTTCTCTATTCCCGCGCTTTCCAGATCATGGTCGAGATAAACCGCATGGAGATCATGCAGGTGATCTCCAATGCAACTACCGTAATCGCCGAAGGTGAAGTGTTACAGCTGCTGAATCAGCGCAACCCGGACACCTCCGAAGAGTCCTACATGCAGGTCATTCTCGGCAAAACGGCGATGCTGTTTGAGGCTGCTACCGAAGTTGGCGCCATTCTGGCCGATGCCAGCGCAGAGGAGCGCGAAGCACTGCGACTGTACGGTCGCCACCTGGGTATCGCCTTCCAGCTGGTGGACGACCTGATGGACTATCTGTCCGACAGCGCCACCATGGGCAAGAATGTCGGTGATGACCTGGCGGAAGGCAAGGCCACCCTGCCACTGATCCACGCCATGCGAGTCGGCAGCGAGACTGAGCGCAAACTGATTCGTGGCGCTATTCGCGAAGGCGGTCTGGACGATCTGCAACCGGTACTGGATATCGTGCAGCGCACAGGGTCAATCGACTACACCCGTCAGCAGGCCGAAGCCGAAGTCAGTCGCGCCATTACCGCGCTGGAAGCACTGCCGGCCAGTTCTTTCCGTGAGACACTCACCACCCTGGCACAGATGGCAACCCGCCGCACCAGCTGA
- the rplU gene encoding 50S ribosomal protein L21 → MFAVIVSGGKQYRVQEGQTLKLEKLTAEAGSSVEFDRVLLVGNGDDVKVGAPVVEGAKVAAEVVAHGRGDKVTIIKFRRRKHHMKRQGHRQWFTEVKITGISG, encoded by the coding sequence ATGTTTGCAGTAATCGTAAGCGGCGGTAAACAGTACCGTGTGCAGGAAGGACAGACACTGAAGCTGGAAAAACTGACTGCTGAAGCAGGTTCCAGCGTTGAGTTCGACCGCGTTTTGCTGGTCGGTAACGGCGACGACGTTAAGGTCGGTGCTCCGGTTGTTGAAGGTGCCAAAGTGGCTGCAGAAGTTGTAGCTCACGGCCGTGGTGACAAGGTCACCATCATCAAGTTCCGTCGCCGCAAGCATCACATGAAGCGTCAGGGTCACCGTCAGTGGTTTACAGAAGTTAAAATCACTGGCATCAGTGGCTGA
- the rpmA gene encoding 50S ribosomal protein L27, whose protein sequence is MAHKKAGGSTRNGRDSQSKRLGVKRFGGQAVIAGNILIRQRGTKFHAGTNVGLGKDHTLFATANGVVKFEVKGPNNRKYVSVVPA, encoded by the coding sequence ATGGCTCATAAGAAGGCTGGTGGTTCAACGCGTAACGGCCGCGACTCACAATCAAAGCGTCTGGGCGTAAAGCGTTTCGGTGGTCAGGCCGTTATCGCGGGTAACATTCTGATCCGTCAGCGTGGCACCAAGTTCCACGCCGGCACCAACGTTGGTCTGGGCAAGGATCACACCCTGTTTGCAACTGCAAACGGCGTGGTCAAGTTCGAGGTCAAGGGTCCGAACAACCGTAAATATGTGAGCGTCGTTCCTGCCTGA
- the cgtA gene encoding Obg family GTPase CgtA: MKFVDEATITVEAGKGGNGCLSFRREKFIPKGGPDGGDGGDGGSIWVEADESLNTLIDYRFTRRFKAQNGESGSGRNCTGSKGEDLILKVPVGTTIVDVDTGEVLADLTRIGQQDKIAQGGFHGLGNTRFKSSVNRAPRQTTKGSEGELRNLRLELKVLADVGLLGLPNAGKSTLIRSISAAKPKVADYPFTTLVPNLGVVRTEAHRSFVVADIPGIIEGAAEGAGLGIRFLKHLARNRVLLHLVDMAPWDETTPAQAAVTAVNELEKFSQTLAQQPRWLVLNKLDMLPEEEQDAACQAVIDALGWEGPVYRISALNKLGLTPLVHDLQDFLDARAAAIAEDPELLEQERHTRALIDEEARENLQRLRMEQRARRMADDGLDDDDFDDDDYDVEVEYVP; encoded by the coding sequence ATGAAATTTGTAGATGAAGCGACCATCACAGTGGAAGCTGGCAAGGGTGGTAACGGCTGTCTGAGCTTCCGGCGTGAGAAATTCATTCCAAAGGGCGGGCCTGATGGCGGAGATGGCGGTGATGGTGGCTCGATCTGGGTTGAGGCGGATGAATCGCTCAATACGCTGATCGACTATCGCTTTACCCGCCGATTCAAGGCGCAGAACGGTGAATCCGGCAGCGGGCGCAACTGTACCGGCTCCAAGGGGGAAGATCTCATCCTGAAGGTGCCTGTGGGTACAACAATAGTGGATGTCGATACCGGAGAGGTGTTGGCGGATCTAACCCGTATTGGTCAGCAGGACAAGATTGCTCAGGGCGGTTTTCATGGCCTGGGTAATACGCGCTTCAAGAGCAGTGTCAACCGCGCACCACGCCAGACCACCAAAGGCAGTGAAGGCGAATTGCGCAACCTGCGGCTGGAGCTGAAAGTATTGGCCGATGTAGGGTTGCTGGGTCTGCCCAATGCGGGCAAGTCCACCCTTATTCGCTCCATCTCGGCAGCCAAGCCGAAGGTGGCGGATTACCCGTTTACAACGCTGGTGCCCAACCTTGGCGTGGTGCGCACCGAAGCGCATCGCAGCTTCGTGGTGGCCGATATTCCGGGCATCATCGAAGGTGCGGCCGAAGGCGCGGGGCTGGGGATTCGCTTCCTCAAGCATCTGGCGCGCAACCGGGTGCTGCTGCATCTGGTGGATATGGCGCCCTGGGATGAAACTACGCCCGCGCAGGCGGCGGTGACCGCCGTGAACGAACTTGAAAAATTCAGCCAGACGCTGGCGCAACAGCCGCGCTGGCTGGTGCTGAACAAGCTGGATATGTTGCCTGAAGAGGAGCAGGATGCAGCCTGTCAGGCCGTAATCGACGCGTTGGGCTGGGAAGGTCCAGTGTATCGAATTTCAGCGCTGAACAAGCTGGGGCTGACGCCGCTGGTGCATGATCTGCAGGATTTTCTGGATGCCCGTGCGGCAGCAATAGCGGAAGATCCGGAACTGCTCGAGCAGGAGCGGCATACGCGTGCACTGATCGATGAAGAGGCGCGTGAAAATCTGCAGCGTCTGCGCATGGAGCAACGGGCGCGTCGCATGGCGGATGATGGCCTCGATGATGATGACTTCGACGATGATGATTACGATGTCGAAGTGGAGTATGTACCCTGA
- the proB gene encoding glutamate 5-kinase, translating into MTAGRNGLTQRGRWVVKIGSALLTNDGQGLDQVAIAHWVDQLVELTRSGVEVVLVSSGSVAEGMTRLGWAGRPREIYRLQAAAAVGQMGLVQAYETNFRRHGMHTAQILLTHDDLSNRKRYLNARSTLRTLIELGVVAVVNENDTVVTSEIRFGDNDTLGALVANAVEADVLVLLTDQQGLYTADPRSNPDAELISEAMAEDERLVAMAGDGGRLGRGGMATKVRAAKLAARSGALTLIASGREPDVLLRLHRGELIGTLLLPEREPMAARKQWIAGHLQARGTLVLDAGAVMALAERGKSLLPAGVRSVSGDFSRGEMVMMMDEQGRVVARGLANYGVEDARRIIGRPSREIESLLGFMGEEELVHRDNLVLA; encoded by the coding sequence GTGACAGCGGGACGTAATGGTCTGACCCAGCGCGGGCGCTGGGTGGTCAAGATTGGCAGTGCGCTGCTGACCAATGATGGTCAGGGGCTGGATCAGGTCGCCATTGCGCACTGGGTGGACCAGCTGGTTGAGCTGACGCGCAGTGGTGTCGAGGTGGTGCTGGTGTCTTCCGGCTCGGTGGCTGAGGGAATGACCCGGCTGGGCTGGGCTGGGCGTCCGCGCGAGATTTACCGCCTTCAAGCGGCAGCGGCTGTCGGTCAAATGGGGTTGGTGCAGGCCTATGAAACCAATTTCCGTCGTCACGGCATGCACACGGCCCAGATATTGTTGACCCATGATGACCTGTCCAATCGCAAGCGCTATCTCAATGCTCGCTCCACGCTGCGTACTCTGATCGAGCTGGGTGTGGTTGCAGTGGTCAACGAAAACGATACCGTTGTCACCAGTGAGATTCGCTTCGGTGATAACGATACGCTGGGGGCATTGGTGGCCAACGCGGTCGAAGCGGATGTGCTGGTACTGCTGACTGATCAGCAGGGGCTGTATACCGCTGATCCGCGCAGCAATCCCGATGCAGAGCTGATCAGTGAAGCGATGGCGGAGGATGAGCGACTGGTCGCCATGGCTGGAGATGGTGGTCGGCTTGGACGCGGTGGCATGGCGACCAAGGTGCGTGCAGCCAAGCTGGCAGCGCGCTCTGGTGCACTGACGCTGATTGCCAGTGGGCGCGAGCCGGATGTGCTGCTGCGGCTCCACCGCGGTGAGCTGATCGGTACTCTACTGTTGCCTGAGAGAGAGCCCATGGCGGCACGCAAGCAGTGGATTGCCGGGCACCTGCAGGCGCGCGGTACGCTGGTGCTGGATGCTGGTGCCGTGATGGCGCTGGCGGAACGGGGCAAGAGTCTCCTGCCTGCTGGAGTGCGCTCGGTCAGCGGTGATTTCTCGCGTGGCGAGATGGTGATGATGATGGACGAGCAGGGGCGTGTGGTTGCACGCGGGCTGGCAAATTACGGCGTAGAGGATGCGCGTCGAATTATCGGTCGTCCCAGTCGCGAAATCGAGTCATTGCTGGGCTTCATGGGCGAGGAAGAGCTGGTGCACCGCGATAACCTGGTGCTGGCCTGA
- the rpsT gene encoding 30S ribosomal protein S20 — MANSAGSKKRARQAEKRRQHNASLRSMARTYMKKVIAAIDGGDKAAAEAAFKVAQPIMDSSVTKGIFHKNKIARTKSRLTARIKAMA, encoded by the coding sequence GTGGCTAATTCCGCAGGATCCAAAAAACGCGCTCGCCAGGCGGAGAAGCGTCGTCAACACAACGCTAGCCTGCGCTCCATGGCGCGCACGTACATGAAAAAAGTAATCGCTGCCATCGACGGCGGTGACAAGGCTGCTGCTGAAGCAGCGTTCAAGGTCGCTCAGCCGATCATGGACAGCTCTGTAACCAAAGGCATCTTCCACAAGAACAAGATCGCCCGCACCAAGAGCCGCCTGACTGCTCGCATCAAGGCAATGGCATAA